From Coleofasciculus sp. FACHB-T130, a single genomic window includes:
- a CDS encoding glucose-6-phosphate isomerase — MDAAALWQRYQEWLYYHEGLDFYLDVSRMRFDSEFVEAMQPRFEKAFQEMEALEGGAIANPDENRMVGHYWLRDPDLAPTPEIKQQIVQTLEQIEAFAQKIHSGEIHPPNAPKFTDIVSIGIGGSALGPQFVAQAIAPDFPPLAIHFIDNTDPAGIDRILSQLKDRLNSTLVLVISKSGGTPEPRNGMVEVQKAFAEQNLNFSPQAVAITGEGSKLDRQANSEGWLATFPMEDWVGGRTSELSAVGLLPAALQGIDIRAMLAGAKEMDTATRLPQVKKNPAALLAMSWYFAGNGKGEKDMVVLPYKDSLLLFSRYLQQLVMESLGKEKDLDGNIVYQGIAVYGNKGSTDQHAYVQQLREGVPNFFLTFIEVLKDRQGNSPFVEPEVTSGDYLSGLLQGTRQALYENQRDSVTVTIPQVNPRMVGALIALYDRAVGLYGFLVNINAYHQPGVEAGKKAAAAILDLQRRVLQAVQEEGAPLSLTELAQKAGASDQIEAIYKILRHLDANQRSVVLQGNLGEPSSLRVSAI, encoded by the coding sequence ATGGATGCTGCTGCACTTTGGCAACGTTACCAAGAATGGCTCTACTACCATGAGGGGTTAGACTTTTACCTCGATGTCAGCCGGATGCGGTTTGATAGTGAGTTTGTCGAGGCGATGCAGCCGAGGTTTGAGAAGGCGTTTCAGGAGATGGAGGCACTGGAGGGAGGCGCGATCGCAAACCCTGATGAAAACCGCATGGTAGGTCACTACTGGCTGCGCGACCCGGATTTAGCGCCCACTCCGGAAATCAAACAACAGATTGTCCAAACTTTAGAGCAGATTGAAGCGTTTGCCCAAAAAATCCACAGTGGCGAAATTCATCCACCCAACGCTCCAAAGTTTACCGATATTGTTTCCATCGGTATCGGCGGATCGGCACTCGGTCCCCAATTTGTCGCCCAAGCGATCGCCCCAGACTTCCCGCCCCTCGCCATCCACTTCATTGACAACACCGATCCGGCGGGCATTGACCGTATCCTCTCCCAGCTCAAAGATCGGCTGAACAGCACCCTCGTCTTAGTCATCTCCAAATCAGGGGGAACGCCAGAACCCCGCAATGGCATGGTAGAAGTGCAAAAAGCCTTCGCTGAGCAGAATCTGAACTTTTCCCCTCAAGCTGTTGCCATCACTGGGGAAGGCAGCAAATTAGATCGGCAGGCAAACTCAGAAGGCTGGTTGGCAACCTTCCCAATGGAAGATTGGGTGGGAGGCCGTACCTCGGAGCTATCAGCGGTAGGATTGCTCCCAGCCGCCTTGCAGGGAATCGATATCCGCGCTATGCTTGCCGGTGCCAAAGAAATGGACACTGCCACTCGCCTGCCCCAAGTCAAGAAAAATCCAGCCGCACTACTGGCGATGAGCTGGTACTTCGCCGGAAATGGCAAGGGCGAAAAAGATATGGTGGTGTTGCCCTACAAAGACAGCCTGCTGTTATTCAGCCGCTATTTGCAACAGTTAGTCATGGAATCTTTGGGCAAAGAAAAAGACCTTGACGGAAATATCGTCTACCAAGGGATTGCTGTTTATGGCAACAAAGGCTCAACCGACCAGCACGCTTACGTGCAGCAGTTGCGAGAGGGCGTCCCGAATTTCTTCCTGACTTTCATTGAAGTCTTAAAAGACCGGCAGGGTAACTCCCCCTTCGTCGAGCCGGAAGTCACATCCGGCGACTATCTCTCTGGTTTACTCCAGGGAACCCGACAAGCTTTGTATGAAAACCAGCGGGATTCTGTCACCGTGACGATTCCTCAGGTAAATCCCCGCATGGTAGGTGCCTTAATTGCTTTGTATGACCGGGCTGTTGGACTTTATGGGTTCCTGGTCAATATCAATGCTTATCACCAGCCAGGGGTAGAAGCGGGGAAAAAGGCTGCCGCCGCCATTCTCGACTTGCAAAGACGAGTTTTGCAGGCAGTACAAGAGGAAGGCGCTCCCCTTTCTTTGACTGAGTTGGCTCAGAAAGCGGGTGCCTCCGATCAAATTGAGGCAATCTACAAAATTCTGCGCCACCTTGATGCCAATCAGCGGAGCGTTGTTTTACAAGGCAATTTGGGCGAACCCAGCAGTTTGAGGGTTTCCGCCATTTAA
- a CDS encoding cytotoxic translational repressor of toxin-antitoxin stability system, with amino-acid sequence MKLEVRYARSFLRDLKNLEYAARERIYEFVFEEFMRIERITDLPELRGIGSDSIFYRFTIDDYLIAIEVTGHLVKFLRVLPKPRL; translated from the coding sequence GTGAAACTAGAAGTGCGCTATGCCCGGTCTTTTCTGCGAGACCTGAAGAACTTAGAATACGCAGCTAGAGAGCGGATATATGAATTTGTCTTTGAGGAGTTCATGCGGATCGAGCGAATTACCGATTTGCCGGAACTCCGGGGAATCGGGTCTGATAGTATCTTCTACCGCTTTACGATAGATGACTATCTGATTGCGATTGAAGTGACCGGGCATCTTGTTAAATTTCTGCGGGTTCTGCCCAAACCGCGTCTTTAA
- a CDS encoding branched-chain amino acid ABC transporter permease: MVGYLIFLTISTTIFALFSLGLNLQWGFTGLINFGHIAFMTVGAYTTVLLSLQGVPLIFGVAIGAVLAALLGLLIGLSTLRLREDYLAIVTIGVSELLRLVVNNQPLPMGKEFRQGSFGVYGYALPPGDKLGLMVLSLLVLGLTFWLLETLVRSPWGRVLKAIREDEQIPKALGKNVFWYKLQSFMLGGAIAGVAGAFLAWQTTTVYPNNFEPLTTFYAWTIVVLGGAGNNVGTILGAVIFWGYDSLTRFYLPQLVQLDASREGAFRIMVIGLILMVLMVWRPQGILGKKEELTLGK; encoded by the coding sequence ATGGTTGGCTATCTCATCTTTTTGACAATTTCTACGACAATTTTTGCCCTGTTTAGCTTGGGTTTAAATTTACAGTGGGGCTTCACCGGACTGATTAATTTTGGGCATATTGCCTTTATGACAGTCGGTGCATACACCACAGTGTTGTTGAGCTTGCAGGGGGTTCCCCTAATTTTCGGGGTGGCTATCGGTGCTGTTTTAGCAGCGCTGCTAGGACTGTTAATCGGATTATCAACTCTACGGTTGCGCGAGGATTACTTAGCAATCGTGACCATCGGCGTTTCCGAATTGCTCCGTTTAGTTGTCAATAATCAGCCATTGCCAATGGGCAAAGAATTTCGGCAAGGATCGTTTGGGGTATATGGATATGCCTTGCCACCAGGAGATAAGCTTGGTTTGATGGTGTTGTCGCTGCTGGTATTGGGGTTGACGTTTTGGCTGCTGGAGACGTTGGTGCGATCGCCTTGGGGTCGAGTGCTAAAAGCGATTCGAGAAGATGAGCAAATTCCTAAAGCATTAGGAAAAAATGTCTTTTGGTACAAATTACAATCTTTCATGCTGGGAGGCGCGATCGCCGGAGTCGCTGGGGCTTTTTTGGCATGGCAGACGACAACGGTTTACCCGAATAACTTTGAGCCACTGACGACTTTCTACGCTTGGACGATTGTTGTCTTGGGCGGTGCGGGTAACAACGTGGGCACAATCCTGGGGGCGGTGATTTTCTGGGGTTACGATAGTTTGACTCGCTTTTACTTACCTCAGTTGGTGCAACTGGATGCCTCGCGGGAAGGGGCATTTAGAATCATGGTGATTGGTTTAATCCTGATGGTGCTGATGGTTTGGCGTCCACAAGGTATCTTAGGGAAAAAAGAGGAACTGACCCTTGGCAAATAA
- a CDS encoding ABC transporter ATP-binding protein, which translates to MALLAASGLCKSFGGVRAVDNVEITVPQGSITGLIGPNGAGKTTLFNLLSNFIHPDKGRVIFDGEPIHSLQPYQIAQMGMVRTFQVARVLSRLSVMENMLLAAQKQTGENFWKVWFQPHLVAKEERQQRERAMMLLESVGLAAKAQDYAGALSGGQRKLLEMARALMTQPKLILLDEPAAGVNPTLIRQICDYITQWNQEGMTFLIIEHNMDVIMSLCDKVWVVAEGRNLAVGTPIEIQRNPQVLEAYLGQ; encoded by the coding sequence ATCGCTTTACTCGCTGCCAGCGGACTCTGTAAAAGCTTCGGCGGAGTTCGGGCTGTCGATAATGTCGAGATTACGGTACCGCAAGGCAGTATCACGGGACTGATTGGCCCGAATGGTGCTGGCAAAACGACGCTATTTAATCTCCTATCAAACTTCATTCATCCAGACAAAGGGCGGGTGATTTTTGACGGCGAACCGATTCATTCGTTGCAGCCGTATCAAATTGCTCAGATGGGAATGGTTCGTACATTTCAGGTAGCGCGGGTGCTATCGCGGCTTTCGGTCATGGAAAATATGCTGCTGGCAGCTCAAAAACAGACGGGGGAAAACTTTTGGAAAGTTTGGTTTCAACCCCATCTGGTGGCGAAGGAAGAACGGCAGCAGCGAGAAAGAGCGATGATGTTGCTGGAATCAGTGGGGTTGGCAGCGAAGGCGCAGGATTACGCCGGGGCGCTCTCTGGAGGGCAACGCAAGCTGCTGGAAATGGCACGGGCGCTGATGACGCAGCCAAAGCTGATCTTATTGGATGAACCGGCGGCTGGGGTGAATCCGACGCTGATTAGACAAATTTGCGACTACATCACCCAATGGAATCAGGAGGGCATGACCTTTTTGATTATTGAACACAATATGGACGTAATCATGTCTTTGTGCGACAAGGTCTGGGTTGTCGCTGAAGGTCGCAATCTTGCTGTGGGGACTCCGATTGAAATTCAGCGCAATCCACAAGTCTTAGAAGCTTACCTGGGGCAATAG
- a CDS encoding alpha/beta hydrolase produces the protein MSHWLAVITQTLVLLLSGAALFLSSWIVVPAPTMSLLPLGVGAPEVSPWLVVLNAIASLLVLVTIRRTPWQFLALAASLLALLLSVLPLLQMPATQQHLAVAMQEGLGDYRGILPNRQQTGMREQPFVLADVFRGINPGESRYTSGIVFSQPDGVPLSMDLYRPPQVGNYPALIIIYAGAWRSGDPTQNADFSRYMAARGYSVFAIDYRHTPRYRFPAQLDDVRAALAFIHQHAAEYEADPERIAIVGRSAGGHLAMLAAYEPDALPVKAVVSYYGPVDLPGGYANPPRPDPIDTRAVLETFMGGTPATMPDRYRLASPISYVRRSLPPTLFVHGSRDNLVQLKFIQQMHQRLLADGNTSVLLEIPWAEHAFDAVFQGLSNQLALYHTERFLDWALR, from the coding sequence GTGTCTCATTGGTTAGCAGTAATTACCCAGACGTTAGTTTTGCTCTTGAGTGGCGCGGCACTTTTCTTGAGTTCCTGGATTGTGGTTCCAGCGCCCACGATGTCCCTACTGCCATTAGGGGTAGGGGCACCAGAAGTCAGTCCTTGGTTGGTGGTGCTAAACGCGATCGCAAGTCTGTTGGTGCTGGTAACGATCCGTCGCACTCCGTGGCAATTTTTAGCTTTGGCTGCTAGTTTGCTAGCACTGCTTTTGAGTGTTTTGCCACTGTTACAGATGCCAGCGACACAACAGCATCTAGCCGTGGCAATGCAAGAGGGTCTCGGAGACTATAGGGGAATTTTGCCTAATCGTCAGCAAACAGGGATGCGCGAACAACCGTTCGTGCTAGCTGATGTGTTTCGAGGCATCAATCCCGGTGAGAGTCGTTATACCTCTGGCATCGTCTTTTCACAACCAGATGGTGTCCCCTTGAGCATGGATCTTTACCGACCGCCGCAAGTTGGCAATTATCCAGCGCTAATTATCATCTACGCTGGGGCATGGCGGAGCGGCGACCCAACCCAAAACGCTGATTTCAGCCGTTATATGGCGGCGAGGGGCTATAGTGTCTTTGCCATCGATTACCGACACACGCCGCGCTACCGTTTTCCCGCGCAGCTAGATGACGTGCGTGCTGCCTTAGCTTTCATCCACCAACACGCCGCCGAGTACGAGGCCGATCCCGAACGGATTGCCATCGTAGGACGTTCCGCTGGCGGACATTTGGCAATGTTAGCGGCTTATGAGCCGGATGCACTGCCTGTAAAAGCAGTGGTTAGCTATTATGGCCCAGTGGATCTGCCTGGAGGCTATGCCAACCCGCCACGCCCCGATCCCATCGATACGCGAGCGGTTTTAGAAACATTTATGGGGGGAACGCCTGCGACCATGCCCGATCGGTATCGTCTTGCCTCACCGATTAGTTATGTTAGGCGATCGCTACCACCAACTTTATTTGTACATGGAAGCCGCGATAATCTAGTGCAATTAAAATTTATCCAGCAAATGCACCAACGGCTGCTTGCAGATGGAAATACATCGGTTTTGCTGGAAATTCCTTGGGCTGAACACGCTTTTGATGCTGTCTTCCAGGGGCTGAGCAACCAGTTAGCGCTCTATCATACTGAGCGATTTTTAGATTGGGCACTGCGTTAA
- a CDS encoding alpha/beta hydrolase, with product MFANFDVTKIDTPEARINLVKAGSGPALLLLHGYPQTHVMWHKIAPRLAENFTVVAPDLRGYGDSSKPEGEPDHRNYSKRAIAQDQVEVMSKLGYEEFYVAGHDRGARVAHRMALDHPNRVKKLALLDIAPTHKMYATTDRDFATAYYHWFFLIQPDGLPETLIGANPEYYLRTCLERWSQDFSAFVPEALAEYIRCFSDRAAIHATCEDYRAAATIDLEHDNLDMEKKILCPVLALWGGKGIIGRKYDVLETWRDRAIDVRGKAINCGHFLPEEAPEETYLALYEFLAT from the coding sequence ATGTTCGCTAATTTTGATGTGACTAAAATTGATACCCCTGAAGCAAGAATCAATTTAGTCAAGGCGGGATCTGGCCCTGCACTACTGTTGCTGCACGGCTATCCTCAAACCCACGTCATGTGGCATAAAATAGCACCTCGTCTCGCCGAGAATTTTACAGTAGTGGCACCGGATTTGAGAGGCTACGGCGACAGCTCTAAACCGGAAGGCGAACCAGATCATCGAAATTATTCAAAACGAGCGATCGCGCAAGATCAAGTCGAGGTGATGTCAAAATTAGGTTATGAAGAATTTTATGTAGCCGGTCATGACAGGGGCGCACGAGTCGCTCATCGCATGGCACTCGATCATCCTAACCGAGTTAAGAAACTGGCATTATTAGATATCGCGCCTACTCATAAAATGTACGCGACGACCGATCGAGATTTTGCCACGGCTTACTACCACTGGTTTTTTCTCATTCAACCCGATGGCTTACCCGAAACCTTGATTGGCGCTAATCCTGAATATTACCTCCGCACCTGTTTAGAAAGATGGAGTCAAGATTTTTCTGCCTTTGTTCCGGAAGCCTTGGCTGAGTATATTCGGTGCTTTAGCGATCGCGCTGCGATTCATGCCACCTGCGAAGATTATCGCGCCGCTGCTACCATCGATCTAGAGCACGATAACCTAGATATGGAGAAAAAAATTCTCTGTCCGGTGCTAGCTCTTTGGGGCGGAAAAGGAATTATTGGGCGCAAATATGATGTTTTAGAAACCTGGCGCGATCGCGCAATTGATGTACGCGGTAAGGCTATCAATTGCGGTCACTTTCTACCCGAAGAAGCGCCAGAAGAAACTTATCTTGCCCTGTATGAATTCTTGGCAACGTGA
- a CDS encoding CAP domain-containing protein gives MQKLAAGLVFGMLVLAVGAGGCDLIPSPDGEISPDETSPATPSPTPSSSSNFLTLEEYTHELINQYRKSQNLPPLTLDPRISKEARAHSQAMANGAVPFSHNGFEQRAKAIGKSISYGGASENVAYNQGFSDPAKQAVEGWLKSPGHLKNIQGQYDLTGVGVAKNAKGEYYLTQIFIKRR, from the coding sequence ATGCAAAAATTAGCTGCGGGGCTTGTTTTCGGAATGCTTGTCCTGGCTGTTGGTGCTGGAGGCTGCGATTTGATCCCTAGCCCTGATGGTGAAATTTCGCCAGATGAAACATCACCAGCTACCCCAAGCCCCACGCCTAGTTCCTCTAGTAATTTCCTAACCTTGGAAGAGTATACTCACGAACTCATCAACCAATATCGAAAGTCCCAAAATTTGCCACCTCTGACGCTAGATCCTCGAATTAGCAAAGAGGCAAGGGCACACAGTCAGGCAATGGCAAATGGTGCGGTTCCTTTCAGCCATAATGGATTTGAGCAGCGAGCGAAGGCAATTGGTAAATCAATTTCTTATGGCGGTGCATCTGAAAATGTGGCATACAATCAAGGCTTTAGCGATCCAGCCAAGCAAGCAGTAGAAGGTTGGCTAAAAAGCCCCGGTCATCTGAAAAATATTCAAGGTCAGTATGATTTAACTGGGGTAGGTGTTGCCAAGAACGCAAAGGGCGAGTATTACTTAACTCAAATATTCATTAAACGCCGCTAA
- a CDS encoding ribonuclease H-like domain-containing protein, whose translation MEDFQVYDRDLSEEILSQYLQESAIAVDTETMGLIPQRDRLCLVQLCDSQNRVTVVRIAKGQIDAPNLKQLMEATDVLKLFHFARFDVAQLRQNLGIHVTPIFCTKIASKLARTYTSRHGLKELVQELEKVELDKTAQSSDWGNAANLSEEQLRYAANDVRYLLSVRQKLIAMLQREGRWEVAQQCFECLPTIVTLDLLQYKDIFEH comes from the coding sequence TTGGAAGATTTTCAAGTATACGATCGCGACCTTTCCGAGGAGATATTGTCTCAGTATCTGCAAGAGTCAGCGATCGCAGTGGATACGGAAACAATGGGATTGATACCCCAACGCGATCGCTTATGCTTGGTGCAGCTGTGCGACTCCCAAAACCGCGTTACAGTCGTGCGAATTGCTAAAGGACAGATAGACGCTCCCAATTTAAAACAACTGATGGAAGCAACCGATGTCCTAAAACTATTTCACTTTGCCCGTTTCGATGTTGCCCAACTACGGCAAAATTTAGGCATCCATGTAACTCCAATTTTTTGTACTAAAATTGCCAGCAAGCTTGCTCGCACCTATACTTCCCGCCACGGTTTAAAGGAGTTGGTGCAAGAGCTAGAGAAGGTAGAACTTGACAAAACGGCTCAAAGTTCAGACTGGGGAAATGCTGCAAACTTATCCGAAGAACAACTCCGCTATGCAGCGAATGATGTTCGTTATCTACTCAGCGTGCGACAAAAACTAATTGCAATGCTGCAACGCGAAGGGCGGTGGGAAGTTGCTCAGCAATGTTTTGAATGTTTGCCCACGATTGTGACTTTGGATTTGCTGCAATATAAGGATATTTTTGAACACTAA
- a CDS encoding rhodanese-like domain-containing protein, with the protein MNKFFWIIPSPPTLQAQSRVYDLKARLDWGEPALTIIDVSDRSQFNISHIMGAIPMPMNELVDRALTKLELTRDIYIYGETDEETAVGATKLRAAGYQQVSEIRGGVAAWKAVGFPVETILTASC; encoded by the coding sequence ATGAATAAGTTCTTTTGGATTATTCCGTCACCGCCAACGCTGCAAGCCCAATCTCGTGTTTATGACCTGAAAGCGCGGCTAGACTGGGGTGAACCGGCTTTGACGATTATTGATGTAAGCGATCGCAGCCAATTTAATATTAGCCACATCATGGGAGCCATCCCCATGCCGATGAACGAATTAGTCGATCGCGCCCTCACCAAATTGGAACTCACCCGTGATATTTACATTTACGGTGAAACCGATGAAGAAACCGCAGTTGGTGCTACAAAACTGCGTGCGGCTGGCTATCAACAAGTGTCTGAAATCAGAGGGGGGGTAGCGGCGTGGAAAGCAGTAGGTTTTCCAGTTGAGACGATTCTGACTGCTAGCTGTTAA
- a CDS encoding DUF760 domain-containing protein yields the protein MVFNPELFDREPEDAQVNQLLQYIQHQSPEVLARVAKSVTPDIKQIVSQNVQGLVGMLPSENFNVQITTDRENLAGLLASAMMTGYFLRQLEQRMQLDESLTGSSLSHKPSNGEKFAD from the coding sequence ATGGTGTTTAACCCTGAATTGTTCGACCGCGAGCCTGAAGATGCACAAGTCAATCAGCTCCTCCAATATATTCAGCACCAATCTCCAGAAGTTTTAGCGCGAGTTGCCAAATCTGTTACGCCGGACATTAAGCAAATCGTCTCGCAGAACGTTCAGGGGCTGGTGGGAATGCTTCCCTCAGAGAATTTTAACGTTCAAATTACGACCGACAGAGAAAATTTAGCAGGTCTATTGGCATCAGCCATGATGACTGGCTATTTCTTACGCCAGCTTGAACAACGGATGCAGCTGGATGAATCGTTGACTGGTTCTTCCCTGTCTCACAAACCTTCTAACGGCGAAAAATTCGCTGATTAA
- the scpB gene encoding SMC-Scp complex subunit ScpB produces MPRLASKIEAILYLKGKPISVSEIAEYAECDRDNAEDALIELMTDYAHRDSALEVVETPEGFTLQLRSPFQGLVEALVPLDLGVGALRTLAAIALKGPITQSELVDLRGSGAYQHVQELVELGFIRKRRQADGRSYWLQVTEKFHQYFEVEQLPQLTQQDVP; encoded by the coding sequence ATGCCTCGCCTCGCCTCGAAAATTGAAGCCATTCTTTATCTCAAGGGTAAGCCGATCTCGGTTAGCGAAATTGCCGAATATGCTGAATGCGATCGCGATAACGCCGAAGATGCCCTGATTGAACTCATGACTGACTATGCCCACCGGGATAGCGCCCTAGAAGTGGTGGAAACGCCTGAAGGCTTTACCTTACAATTGCGCTCGCCCTTTCAAGGTTTGGTAGAGGCGTTAGTGCCGCTAGACTTAGGCGTGGGAGCCTTAAGGACGCTGGCAGCGATCGCCCTCAAAGGCCCCATTACCCAATCTGAGTTGGTCGATTTGCGCGGTTCGGGAGCTTATCAGCACGTCCAGGAACTTGTCGAACTGGGTTTTATCCGCAAGCGCCGACAAGCCGATGGTCGTTCCTACTGGTTACAGGTTACGGAAAAATTTCATCAATATTTTGAAGTCGAACAACTCCCCCAACTGACTCAGCAGGATGTACCGTAA
- a CDS encoding ABC transporter ATP-binding protein, which produces MTAVSLENVRKLYNKIPVVNDLSFTIKSGEMFGLLGPNGAGKSTTIRMLTTLTKPSEGQIEVAGYDVVRQPLQVKQNIGVVLQQISVDADLTVWENMELHGRMHHIPQHQRQQDIDRWLEYVELVDRRDSLVKTLSGGMKRRLQIARALLHQPSILFLDEPTVGLDPQTRRRLWEIIRDLNKQGMTMLLTTHYMDEVEYLCDRIGIMDAGQLIELGTLQQLRSKHGEGLVMKQQGDRWEYKFFPNLEQANAYLDAAPDKTGMMVRPSNLEDIFVELTGRQLD; this is translated from the coding sequence ATGACTGCTGTTTCCCTTGAGAACGTCCGCAAACTCTACAACAAAATCCCTGTCGTCAACGACCTCTCCTTTACGATTAAATCTGGAGAGATGTTTGGACTCCTTGGCCCTAACGGTGCAGGGAAATCTACGACAATTCGGATGCTAACCACATTGACAAAACCCAGTGAAGGTCAAATTGAGGTCGCTGGATATGATGTGGTACGACAACCTTTGCAGGTAAAACAAAATATTGGGGTGGTATTGCAACAAATCAGCGTGGATGCCGATTTGACGGTTTGGGAAAATATGGAACTGCATGGGCGGATGCACCATATTCCCCAGCACCAGCGACAGCAGGACATCGATCGATGGCTGGAATACGTGGAACTGGTAGACAGGCGAGATAGCCTGGTAAAAACCCTTTCAGGTGGCATGAAGCGCCGATTGCAGATTGCCAGAGCCTTATTGCATCAACCTTCTATTCTTTTTTTGGATGAGCCAACGGTGGGATTAGACCCGCAAACGCGCCGCCGTCTCTGGGAAATTATCCGAGATTTGAATAAGCAAGGGATGACGATGCTGCTGACGACGCATTACATGGATGAGGTGGAATATTTGTGCGATCGCATTGGTATCATGGATGCCGGTCAATTGATTGAGCTTGGCACCTTGCAACAGCTGCGCTCTAAACACGGCGAAGGGTTGGTGATGAAACAACAAGGAGATCGCTGGGAATACAAATTCTTCCCCAATCTGGAACAAGCCAACGCTTATCTTGACGCTGCACCGGATAAAACTGGTATGATGGTTCGCCCGTCCAATCTAGAAGATATTTTCGTTGAACTCACAGGACGCCAGCTAGACTAA
- a CDS encoding TIGR02450 family Trp-rich protein: MQKKQKFPYLVGSKWTAQQKTWGWRHFQVVNRKNQGKFVFAEMVASCDPNVRFWINAKLLKNPSQWQAGWQSLQEMEEKENSELNIESPIISNF, translated from the coding sequence ATGCAGAAAAAACAAAAATTTCCCTACTTAGTTGGTTCCAAATGGACAGCCCAGCAAAAAACGTGGGGATGGCGACATTTTCAGGTAGTGAATCGCAAAAACCAAGGCAAGTTTGTTTTTGCAGAAATGGTTGCTTCCTGTGACCCAAATGTGCGTTTCTGGATTAACGCCAAGCTGCTAAAAAATCCCTCCCAGTGGCAAGCAGGCTGGCAATCTTTGCAAGAAATGGAGGAAAAGGAAAATAGCGAATTAAATATTGAAAGTCCAATCATTTCTAATTTTTAA
- a CDS encoding transposase translates to MTNPQADYDSPWKEALEIYFTDFMAFFFPQAYADINWSQGYEFLDTELQQVVRDAELGRRRVDKLVKVWRQNGEETWVLIHIEVQSKVDTNFAERMYVYNYRLFDRYRRQVASLAVLADEQASWRPQSYGYEIWGARVSLLFPTVKLLDYEAQWQSLEQSTNPFAVIIMAHLKAQTTRRNPEGRLEWKLSLVRGLYERGYSRENILELFRLIEWMMVLPEELQFGFEETLSRYEEERRMPFITPIERRGIRKGIVQNSRENVIEVLETRFETVPSSIAESINNLEDSAVLKQLLKRAITISSLEEFQQAIAQLTSQEESGTV, encoded by the coding sequence ATGACCAACCCTCAGGCTGATTACGATAGCCCTTGGAAGGAAGCCTTGGAGATTTATTTTACCGACTTCATGGCTTTCTTCTTCCCGCAAGCTTATGCTGACATTAACTGGTCGCAGGGCTACGAATTTCTCGACACCGAACTGCAACAAGTCGTCCGCGATGCAGAACTGGGGCGGCGTCGGGTCGATAAACTGGTAAAAGTCTGGCGACAAAACGGCGAAGAAACCTGGGTACTGATTCACATCGAAGTTCAAAGCAAAGTTGATACTAATTTTGCTGAGCGGATGTATGTCTATAATTACCGGCTTTTTGACCGATATCGACGGCAAGTTGCCAGCTTAGCCGTGTTGGCAGACGAGCAAGCGTCATGGCGTCCGCAGAGTTACGGCTATGAAATTTGGGGCGCAAGAGTTAGTTTGCTATTTCCCACTGTCAAGCTGTTGGACTATGAAGCCCAGTGGCAAAGTTTAGAGCAAAGCACCAATCCTTTTGCCGTCATCATCATGGCTCATCTGAAAGCGCAAACGACGCGCCGCAATCCCGAAGGGCGGTTAGAGTGGAAATTGAGCCTAGTTCGAGGGCTATATGAACGAGGTTACAGCCGGGAAAACATCCTAGAGTTGTTCCGGTTAATTGAATGGATGATGGTGTTACCAGAGGAATTACAGTTTGGGTTTGAAGAAACACTAAGTCGTTACGAGGAGGAAAGAAGAATGCCCTTTATCACGCCAATTGAGCGCAGAGGCATCCGCAAGGGAATCGTACAGAATTCTAGAGAGAATGTCATCGAAGTTTTGGAGACACGGTTTGAAACGGTGCCCAGCTCGATTGCTGAGAGTATCAATAATCTCGAAGATTCGGCAGTGCTAAAACAGCTTCTGAAGCGGGCAATTACCATTAGCTCCTTGGAAGAATTCCAACAAGCGATCGCCCAGCTTACCTCTCAGGAAGAATCGGGAACAGTCTAA